GGCTCAGACGCCGCCGGCTGCACCACTCGCAATGTATCGCGTCGCCTCGATCACCTTTGCCAGGGCGCGGCTCGGCTTTCCCTTCGTGACGAGGTACATGGGTTGTGTGATCGACTTGTCGGTGACCAGCGAGTAGACACGCTTGTCGACCATGCTGGCGCTGGCGACGCCCAAGGCATTGGGCACCCGGCCGACTGCGAAAATGATCTGGGGTCCGGTCTGCACGCTGTTGACCTCGGTCAACGCGTCGCCCCAATCACCGATCGTCTTCTCGACCAGCGTTCGGATGCCACCGCCCCGGTACTCGGTGATGATGTTGATGGGCTCGTCGAGGCCGCCAACCTCGCTCCAGAACCGGACTCGGCCGGCAAGGATGTCGGTTATCTGCCGCAAGCTGAGCTGCTTGATCGGGTTGGTGGGATGGACGACGAAGGCGACCCTGGTGGCGCCGATTTCATGTGCGACTAGGCTGCGCCCGTCGATGGTGCCCGGCCGTTTGGTGTTGATCTTGCGAACGACGTCGGCCAAAGGCGCCGAGATCGCCGCAAGGTCGGCATTGCCCTCGTAAAGGGCGACGACACCGCGGCTGCTACCGATCGAATTCACTCGGATGCGCCGACCGGCCCGCTTTTCGATACTTGTCTCATGGGGCGTGAGGACGGTGCTCGCCACCGTGGTCGATCCGGCGATGGTCACTTCGTTCGCTTGTGCGGTCGGCACCGCATAAACAGCAAGAAAGGCAAGCAAACAGGCGGCTTTTCGATAGCAACTACGCATAAGCGGTGTCCCCTCAGCCAATTGTTCCAAAGTCCTAGTGACCAGCTAGAGCCTCGGCTGTTCCCGAACCCTAGAGTGCAGTGACGACTTTATTAGAGTAATTCTTAAAAGAATTTCAAAATTGATGGCTTAATTCCACAATATTATCTCTAACTTACATCATATTTATGTTGCCAATCAGAGTAAAAATAAAAATCTAAATCAGTAATAGTGACTTCTATTGCACGAGCACCTCGAATCTTTGCCCTGTGGCGCCCTTGTTTGGACGGTCCGCGGACAAGGCTGTGGATCAGCCCCGCCGTGGAGACCGCCGTTCGACAACAAACGGCAACATGCCTGAGCCCTTAGAATCTATCGGGCTGCCGGCGCACGATCCGAGGGTTGCCAAGGTGGCGCCCTTGCCGCCTCATGAACCCGTTCAGAAATCCGCCAAGGAAGCCGAGTGATGCAGCTATATGCGGTGCGCATTTTCGTCCGGCGGTGGCCCGAGGCCTGCGCCTTCTTTCGTGAGACTTTGGGCCTCGAGGAGCGCTTTCGCAGCGACGATTTCGGCTGGGCAGAGTACGACCTCGGCGGCCCTTGCTTCGGGCTGGAGCGGGTCGAGCCGGGCGACGCCGAGGGCGAGGCACTCGTCGGCCGCCTGGTCGGCGTCTCGCTCAGGGTCGAGGACATCGACGAGACCTATGAAACCCTGAAAGACCGCGGCGTCGTCTTCGTCTCCCCGCCGGCGAGGCAGCGCTGGGGCGGCACCCTCGCCCATTTCAAGGACCCCGACGGTAACGTCCTGACCCTGCTGGGCTGAGCCGACGCCGATCGTGGGGGGATCTGAGGGATCCCCTACCCGCCCGGCCCGCCACGGCGCGCGATCAGGCCCCGTGCGGGATCGTAGCCGTAGATCGCCAGGCCCATGAAGACGAGGGTGCAGCCGGTCACAACCAGCAGCGCTTGCACGTTGAGCTGGCCGTAGAGGGCGAAACGGATCAGCTCGACGGCGTGGGTGAAGGGGTTGGCGTTACAGATACGATAGAGCAGCTGGCTCGATTCCTCGATCTTCCACAGGGGATAGAGCGCCGAGGAGGCGAAGAACATCGGGAAGATGACAAAGTTCATCACGCCCGCGAAGTTCTCGAGCTGCTTGATCAGGGACGACAGGACGAGCCCAAGGGCGCCGACCATCATACCCGACAGCAGCAGCGCCGGGATCAAGGTGAGATAGCCGACGGGCGGCGGCTGGATCTCCCAGAACCAGGCGATCATGAGGAAGACGTAGACCTGGAGCAGCGATACGGCGACTCCGGCCAGCAGCTTGCAGGTGAGGAGGTAGGCCCGCGGCATGGGGCTGACCAGCAGGATGCGCATGTTGCCCATTTCCCGGTCGTAGACCATCGACAGCGACGACTGCATGCCGTTGAATAATTGGATCATGCCGACCAGGCCCGGGGTGATGTAGACTTCGTAGAGCACGTAGGTCTCGTAGGGCGGCACGATCGAGACGCCCAGGACCGATCGGAAGCCGACCGCGAAGATGAAAAGCCAGACCAGGGGCCGGACCAGCGCCGCGACAAAGCGCTCGCGCTGGTGCAGGAAGCGCAGCGCCTCGCGCGCCACCACCCCGGCGAGGCAGCGCCAATACTGCACCGGCGTCATGACGGCTGCCCGGCGGTGAGCCTGGCGAAGGCCTGGCGGATATCGGCGGCGCCAGCCCGGGCGACCAGCTCGCTGACCGGGCCCTGGTCGACGACCTTGCCGCGATGCAGGACGATCACGCCGTCGTCCGCCGCCACCTCGTCGATCAGGTGGGTCGCCCAGAGCAGGCCCAGGCCCTCCTCCCGCACCAGACGGCGGACATGATCGATGATGCCCTGGCGGCTGCCGATGTCGAGACCCACTGTCGGCTCGTCGAGCAGCAGCAGCCGGGGCCGGTGCAGGAGAGCGCGGGCAATCTCGACCCGGCGCAACTGCCCGCCGGAAAGCTCCCTGACCTTGTCCGCGGCCCGCTCCAGCAGCCCCAGGCGCTCCAGTTCACGGGTCGCCCGGGCACGCGCCTCGGCGCGCGCCATGCCGTGAAGCGCCCCGTGATAGAGCAGGTTCTGCATAACGGTCAGGTCGAGGTCCAGAGTGCGTTGCTGGAACACCACGCCGATGCGCGCCAGCGCCTCACACGGGCTTTGCCGGAGCTCGCGGCCGAACACGCGGATCGAGCCGTTCCGATTGTCGTAGAGCCGGGTCGCCAGCGAGAAGAGCGTCGTCTTGCCCGCTCCGTTCTGACCCAGCAGAACCGTGAAGACGCCGCGGGGAATGGTGAAAGAGACCTGGTCGAGCGCCCGAAAGGTGCCGAAGTCGTGGCTCAGGTCAGCGACGCGGAGGGCCGCCGCGCCGGGATCCTCTCCCGCGGGTGTGTCGGTGCTCTGGGCGGCCTTCTGATTCATCGGAACGGACAAGCGGCTTCAGCGATCGCAGCGCCACAATAATGGCGGCACCGCCCGGCCACCATAATTCTCTGGCGCGGCCGCCCAACCGACGCCTCCTGCGGCTTTCCGCTTCGGTCAAATTTTCGGCAAATTTTTTGTTTTCCGTTAACGCTTCATTAACCATGGCCGCTCTACGGTGACGTCATGCCCTTCTAGGGCCTCCTCCCTGTTCAACTTGTCCCCGTTGCCAGCAAGCTGTGCAACGGGGATTTTCTTTTTCCGGACCCCGAATTCATGGGGGCTCGACTATCGGATTCCGGCAGTCGACTGGTGCAGGTCCGAAGCGGGTCTTCTTGCGCGCCCGGGCTACTGCAATCTGTCATAGGTTTTTAGCTGAGCGTTTGCGACTTTCACTACATGCGCATTAGCATCACAGAAAAACTCAAGAACAAAATTGCAATATCAAAGTAATTACCTTGTCTTATCTGAAATCTAAACTTATACGATACATGATGATGATATATCGATAGAAAACAATACGTTACATGGTTGAATTAGAACCCACCGCCCCGGATAACCCTGCCGGAGCCAATATTTCTGGGTGATAATGCGGACAGCAAGGAACATGACTAGGGACAAGATAGACAGAGTATAGGGCGGTGATTTCTGCGGAATACAGTAAGTCTTTCTTAACTGAATGGACTTACACGGACTAGACGGCATCACATGGTGCCAGAGCCTAGCCACGACGTGAGGATTGATTAATGGCTACCACCAAGAAGTCCAGCGCCAAGAGGCGCCCGGTCAAGAAGGCCGGTGCCAAGAGGCCTGGTACCAGAAAGGTCGCCGCCAAGAAGACGACGGCCCGCAAGACGACCGCTCGCAAGACGACGGCTCGCAAGCCGGCGGCCAAGCGGACTGTTGCGAGGAAGTCCACGGCTCGCAAGACGACGGCCCGTAAGTCCACGGCCCGGAAGCCTGCAGCCCGTAAGACGACTGCTCGGAAGACGACGGCTCGAAAGACGGCGGTCCGCAAGACGGCGGCCCGTAAGTCCACCGCTCGGAAGACGGCGGTCCGCAAGACTGCGGCCCGCAAGTCTACCGCTCGGAAGACGACCGCTCGGAAGTCGCCGGCTCGGAAGACGACCGCTCGGAAGACGACCGCCCGGAAGTCGCCGGCCCGGAAGACGACCGCCCGGAAGTCGACCGCTCGGAAGACGACCGCCCGGAAGTCCACCGCTCGGAAGACGGCCCGGAAGTCGACCGCTCGGAAGACGACCGCCCGGAAGTCCACCGCTCGGAAGTCGCCGGCTCGGAAGACGGCCCGGAAGTCGACCGCTCGGAAGACGACCGCCCGGAAGTCCACCGCTCGGAAGTCCACCGCTCGGAAGTCGCCGGCCCGGAAGACGGCCCGGAAGTCGACCGCTCGGAAGACGACCGCTCGGAAGTCGCCGGCCCGCAAGTCGACCGCTCGGAAGACGACCGCTCGGAAGACGACCGCCCGGAAGACTGCGGCCCGCAAGCCCGCGGCCCGCAAGACCACGGCTCGGAAATCCACCGCCCGCAAGCCCGCGGCCAAGAAGGTTACCGCCCGCAAGTCGACGGCCCGCAAGCCGATGGCGAAGAAGGCGGCTGCCAGGAAGCCGATGGCTAAAAAGGCGCCGGCCAAGAAGCCAATGGCCAAGAAAGCGGTGGCCAAGAAGCCCATGGCCAAGCCGGCGAGCAAGCCGGTCGCCAAGGTGGAAGGCAATCAGGCGCCGATCCTACCCTGGCGCATTGGTGACGTGCAGATGCACTAAGCGTCTTGCTGCGCGGTTCGCCCTAACAGCGGACCTCGAGGCAAAGCCACCAAGGCAGCGAAACCCGGCACGAGCTTCGTGCCGGGTTTCTCATTTGAGGCGATAGAATGGGCGCGCCCAAGTCAGACCAAAAAAATACCCCGCCTCGTGCGGGCGGGGTAGTTCGAAGAGAGGCACATGCATCATCCGATAGTCTGGAATGAATAGCACAAAAGTGATCTTACATTTCGCCTACTAACTTTATGTTAAAGTGTCGAAAGGCGGGTCACCTGCCCCTCCAGGAAGGCGCCGGCTTCGATCTCCAGGATGTCCTGGGCGATATCGCCAGTGACCTTCGCCGTGCTCGTCAGAACGACCTTGGTGGCCTTGACCTCGCCCGAAAAGGCGCCGCAAATGCGCACCGTTTCCGCGGATATGGCGCTGTTGATCACGGGTTGAGGTCCCAGAGTCAGGGTTCGACAACAGATCTTGCCGTCTACGCGGCCATCGATACGGATGTCGCCAGTGCTCACCAGATCACCGGTGATCACCAGGTCGGGGCCGATGACCGAGTGCTGGATCGGCTTCCTCGCCTCCGCGGCCGCGCTCGTAGCGGCGACCTCTCGTTGCTGAGCCTCTCGGCTGGTCTGGAACACCGGGCACCCCCTCGCGACGCATGTCTTGATGAAGAAATCTAGTGCCTTCGGATTAACAACATTTTGAAGGCGCCTCGCCGCGGCAGGCAAAGATTAAGGCCCGTCGCCTATGCTCCGTCTCGTACCATCCTCGAGCGATCTCTCCGATTCGACAGGCATGCCAGAGAACAAGAGCGAACCAGCAAGCAGTCACCGGCGCGGCTTGGGCCGCCGGCGTTATCTACCGCTGCTGCCGATCGCGGCGTCCCTCGTTTTCGGCTTCCTCTACGGACTGTCCCTTCCGGGCGCGACCAGCGCGAGCGTCGCGCCGGTGGATCGCGCCCAGGCGGTCTCACCCTTTGCCGGACTCGGTGCCGGACGGATCGAAAGACTGGTCTCCCTGGTCGACAAGGCCCGGGACACCTGCGACCAGGTCGGTCTGCTGCGTCGTGGCGCCGGGCAGAATGCTGAACTCGTTCGGCTGTTCCGGATCCTGTCGCACAGCGACTTGGCGAGGACATTGATCGCGCGGGCGGCGGAGCGGCGAGCGGTCGTCTGCATCGACGGGCAGACTACTCTTCTCGGCTATTACCGGTCGGGCATGCGTCTCATCGGCATTCGCGCCAATCTGAACGAAGGCGAGAAGATCGCATTCCTGGCTCACGAGCTCTCCCACGTGCCGCAGCACGGAAAGTTCTCCGATAACCGCTATTACCCGGCGTCGGACCTGATCCTGCTGAGACGGGTCCGCGAGGCGACGGCCGAGGCGGTCTCGACCTGGATCGCCTGGGAACTGCGCCAAGCGGGCTTTGACGAGCCCTGGCAGGAGAAGCGCAGCGATCACTTCTACGGCGACGTCGCCCGCGCCTTCGAGGCGGCCTGGTCGCGAGGCCAGGGAACCA
This portion of the Kiloniellales bacterium genome encodes:
- a CDS encoding substrate-binding domain-containing protein: MRSCYRKAACLLAFLAVYAVPTAQANEVTIAGSTTVASTVLTPHETSIEKRAGRRIRVNSIGSSRGVVALYEGNADLAAISAPLADVVRKINTKRPGTIDGRSLVAHEIGATRVAFVVHPTNPIKQLSLRQITDILAGRVRFWSEVGGLDEPINIITEYRGGGIRTLVEKTIGDWGDALTEVNSVQTGPQIIFAVGRVPNALGVASASMVDKRVYSLVTDKSITQPMYLVTKGKPSRALAKVIEATRYIASGAAGGV
- a CDS encoding VOC family protein, which produces MQLYAVRIFVRRWPEACAFFRETLGLEERFRSDDFGWAEYDLGGPCFGLERVEPGDAEGEALVGRLVGVSLRVEDIDETYETLKDRGVVFVSPPARQRWGGTLAHFKDPDGNVLTLLG
- a CDS encoding ABC transporter permease is translated as MTPVQYWRCLAGVVAREALRFLHQRERFVAALVRPLVWLFIFAVGFRSVLGVSIVPPYETYVLYEVYITPGLVGMIQLFNGMQSSLSMVYDREMGNMRILLVSPMPRAYLLTCKLLAGVAVSLLQVYVFLMIAWFWEIQPPPVGYLTLIPALLLSGMMVGALGLVLSSLIKQLENFAGVMNFVIFPMFFASSALYPLWKIEESSQLLYRICNANPFTHAVELIRFALYGQLNVQALLVVTGCTLVFMGLAIYGYDPARGLIARRGGPGG
- a CDS encoding ATP-binding cassette domain-containing protein — translated: MNQKAAQSTDTPAGEDPGAAALRVADLSHDFGTFRALDQVSFTIPRGVFTVLLGQNGAGKTTLFSLATRLYDNRNGSIRVFGRELRQSPCEALARIGVVFQQRTLDLDLTVMQNLLYHGALHGMARAEARARATRELERLGLLERAADKVRELSGGQLRRVEIARALLHRPRLLLLDEPTVGLDIGSRQGIIDHVRRLVREEGLGLLWATHLIDEVAADDGVIVLHRGKVVDQGPVSELVARAGAADIRQAFARLTAGQPS
- a CDS encoding pentapeptide repeat-containing protein translates to MDFRAVDFRAVVFRAVDFRAVFRAGDFRAVDFRAVVFRAVDFRAVFRAVDFRAVVFRAVDFRAVVFRAGDFRAVVFRAVVFRAGDFRAVVFRAVDLRAAVLRTAVFRAVDLRAAVLRTAVFRAVVFRAVVLRAAGFRAVDLRAVVLRAVDFLATVRLAAGLRAVVLRAVVLRAVVFLAATFLVPGLLAPAFLTGRLLALDFLVVAINQSSRRG
- a CDS encoding polymer-forming cytoskeletal protein, whose translation is MFQTSREAQQREVAATSAAAEARKPIQHSVIGPDLVITGDLVSTGDIRIDGRVDGKICCRTLTLGPQPVINSAISAETVRICGAFSGEVKATKVVLTSTAKVTGDIAQDILEIEAGAFLEGQVTRLSTL